In Brassica napus cultivar Da-Ae chromosome A3, Da-Ae, whole genome shotgun sequence, the sequence TTTCTTTGTCCTTTCGCGCAAGAAGCCTGGAGCAAAATCCCACTGAAGCAAGTAGTTCACCTAGCTACAGATTGTGATTTCAAGAAGGCAGTGGTAGAGTTTCGGAAAGCAACGTGTCTCCCTCCTTCGGGGGTATCCTCAAACATACTACCGTGGATGTGTTGGGCTCTCTGGACAGCCAGGAACACGCTTATCTTTGAGAAACGCTCCCTTTCACCTACAGAGGTAGCAACAAAAGCACTAAGATTGGCTAGGGAATGGATCGAAGCTCAACCACAAAGGGTCATAACAGAAAACTCATCACCTACACTGAGAAGACCCCACCCACGAGAGATCACAGAAGAGTCAACATTAATTTGTATGACGGATGCTGCATACGATTCTCAATCGAAAAGAGCAGGACTAGGGTGGATTCTCAAGGACTCATCGGGTGCACAGCTTAACCAGAACTCGTCAACCGCCGATCGGATTAACTCCCCATTGGTTGCGGAAGCGCTGGCGCTCCGATATGGTCTTCTCTCCGCAGTGAGTCTCGAGCCAACCAAGCTCATAGTACTCTCTGACAACTCAACGCTCATCAGAACAATTAACAACGACACACAGGTGAAGGAGATCTTTGGTATCGTCAAAGATATACAACAAATCTCCTCTGTTATTGTCGAGATATCTTTCTATCATGTTCCTCGGTCTTCCAATGTAGAAGCTGATCGTATCGCAAAacattctctctctacttcctTTGTTTCTGACCCGTTAGTGGGCTAACTCTGGGCCTGAGGCCTTTCCTATTTTAATTTATGAgtatgtgttacaaaaaaaaaagaagaggacATTGTTGTTACATGTCTTTCAATAAAAGTTTTGATACTTAAAACTTTTCCTGATGCCTTACCTTTGCATCAGGTCgtggagataaaaaaaaaagctatgtCTTTAAGGTGAAACAAAGCTCAAAAAGGTTCTTTAAGCATCTCTTACGTATTTCGGAAACCACACATCATCTTTCATTGTCATGCTGACCAAGAACCTATTCATTCTTTACATTTCCAACttattaaaaacatttctttttggaattggttttgttgattgatGTGTGatagtagtatatatatacacacttcTCATTCTTTTTATCATCTAGTTTACCTCTTAACAATACTAGAGCTTTATCAGTTATAATGTCAGGCTATGCCAAGACAGCATATGGAGGAAAGAGCAAAGTTGTTGATGAAGCTTGTGCAGTTCACCCACCGAAACAGAGTGATATCATCGGTAAAGTCATCATCTTTACCCTTGTAGGGCTTTGCATTCTGCTCTGCCTCTTCATCAGCATCGGTTTCTATGTCCTAGCCAAGCCACTTAAAACAAGCGTAACGTCCGTGGCTTTAAGAAACCTCAGGTACAACGATACATCATCATCATGGCCTTATTTCAACGCGACACTAGCTATGAAGATCAGAATAGAGAATCCAAATTTcggcttctttgagtttccaaCTAGTAAAGGAGATATCATGTACAATGGTCGACTTGTTGGTGAAATGAAGATTAATGGACAACGAGTGGGTTCATACAGTGCCATTAGGACAGCGGTTAGGACAGAAGTGAGTTACAGAGAGAATAAGGCATCATCTGTTTGGTTGAAGAATGATATAAAGAGAGGGTTGATTATCCTCAAGATTGAAGCTAAACTGAGAGGTGAAGTACACTTGGTGGCTTTGAACAAGAGAAGTGTGAatttgaagtgtttgatgtatCTTAATCTGAGAGATGAAGTGATTCAACGTTTGTGGTGTAAATGAAATCTCTCttagtttaggtttagggtttatgttgtTCCGTTGATATTGAAATACTTTGgttgtatattaaaatatatcaatggATTGATTTACAATTATTATGTACATTTTGTCACTATaaaattcacatttttcatTTCTACATTATCAcagttaaaatttgtatttaaaattctTAAAGTGAAGTTTGGAATGCTATTACCAGCAAaatctttgtttttaaaattttttaaagttgCATGAAAAAGATAAATGTTGAAAGGtgagttaacaaaaaaaatatcatcaaataagttgcctttgattaattttaatattgtttgtgtttgttaaCATAAGAAGCATCATCAGCTTTGTCGTCACTCTTATCTAAACTTCTTGATAGATCTTTTGCTAATTTATGTCTATGCATCTATCATTCTCCAAAGACGCAAtcgtttttagttttattttatttttaatctttgtgtGTGGTTTCAGTGAAAGAGCATCTTTGATGTTGTGACTTGAAACAAATTCTAACAACAATGATCAAGTAAAGTATCAATACTCTCTTTCGCTATACGTAACTTTCAAATTCACAACATTCATTATTAGATGAGTTTAGTTGAACTTCTGAACCTTTATTATATAAAGACTTGAATGATCCATAAAGGAGAATAACATTTATAATAAGGGGTCAACATGAACAATACAATAAAAGTTCCTTATATACCAAAGGGAGGGCAGCCACAAAACACCAGTTTCGTGAATCGCAAACAACCTTGGTAGTTTCAAAAGCCTGCCCTAAAAGGCAGAGGAAATGAGAACCCGCATATGGAATAACAATAAAAGTTCCTTATATACCAACGGTTATTTTTGTCAAGACTGGATGAGATTTAGAAGGCTATAAACATTTTTATGTTAATCTTAGTAATAACTTTTTTTGGCAATTTGGAGACTATCTGATCtatgaataataatttttaaattttggagaGTACATCTGATGTTTCATATTGTTGTGACCAGAACCGGCCATGTTTTTGGTAAAGCTATCATAGCTCTTCTAGAACCACCATTTTGCCCATTTGGTCCATGCACCAACAAAACCTGGAAGCTCTCAAAGCATATTGTAGATTCTTGGCGAAACTTAACTTCATTTCTTGTCGGATAGGATTTAGCTCGTGCTCGTGGACTTCTTGAAGTTGTGAGATGTCATGATCAATACAGTTTCTGAATTTACTACTTTACATGAAACCGACCCGGTCGGAAATTAAAACTTGGATCCTTAAGTAAAATGCCAGTTGATGCAGTCAGCGTCATgatgtttttaaacaactttatTGTTCCAAGAAGTTAAATCAACACTCTCAAGATTCGTCTCGTGTAACAATATCATATCTATCTAATTAAACTATTTGAATGTGTTTCCTTGTTATAAATGCAACCTTACTCACAGAAATATCGTTTTACACGAGCGAGGTCATCTTCAATCCGTCTTcttcaacaaaatatataaacctaaactaaacaagtcgacaaaaaaaagtaaagcaaacaaaacaaacagaaaAGTCTCACAACActaattgataatattttctGGACACAAACACCGAGTCAAAGATCAGATCAAGGATAACGTGTCCAACAACTGgatcattttaaaaaagaagTTACGGGTTGGACTTTTCTTAGGTCTTAATCATAGTATGCATAGGCCGTAAACGTTCATGATTTACGTTTTAAATTTGTTCTTATTCATTTAGTTGACAAAATGTTAATGTGTTATATCAATCAAACAATGTTAAACTCAATGTATATACAAACTTGTGATAGATGGTGTAACATGCAAAATGCTTAACTCTAGACTTTGTAGCATAACTCAGGTACCAAAAATACCCTTGAACAAACACTTTTTCTTACATAAAAAAGTGTTGGGTGTATAACTAACCGAAATAAagaatcttttttaaaaaatgtgtaGCTGTGGAATTCCAACTAAGATTTGACATAGAAATCAAATGGGAGAAACAATACCAAAGAGAAGTTTAGATTTCttgtataaagaaataaatatataaaagaagaaaatggaagGTAAACAAATCTAAAATCAAATAGTAATAAACAAGAAAACCATATTCTTCATCTTTACAAGATATCCACATAACAAAGAAGCAAAGAATAGAGCATCAATGGAAGGTTTAATACCAGCGGTGTATAGGGCCGTGAAGAAGAACCTTACTCGCCGTCGCTACGAGCGTATCTCCTCCACCACAACTCGTGAGTCTTATCACAACGAAATGAACGTGGACGGTCACCATCGACGTCGCTGGTCTGTTGGAGATAACCCATCATTATCAAGCTGGGAAACAAAAAGAGACGGCGGAGGTACGGAGAAGAAGAGTTGTTCTCCGTCGCGTGAAGGTCAGCTCGTGAGGTTTAAGAGCCATCGTTTGTTTTCTTGCTTCACAGGTCAATAGTATACTTAACAAATTCAAGAAAATAGGATATATGAATGTTTTTCGTGTTTGGTTAACTTATGATATGGATCATGTACGTACTAGTGATCATGGTGATGATCTTCTCATGTCGTAAAGTTTACAGTATGGGGGGTTTGTTGTGAAAATGTATATTTGATGGGTCCTAAACGAGAAAAAGAAAACTTGTATGGGTCAAAGTGTCAAAATATCTATAATCCAAAGAAGGCAATGCGCCTTTAGTTCTCTACAAAGTGTGAGTGCGTCTGTAGATAACTTCATTGTcactctcatcttcttcttcttcatcaccagACACAATCACACAACCACCATTACTAGGCATATCTAACTTCCCATCCATATCAAACACTGGACCTTCATTGTCTGCATCGATAAAGCTACCTTCCAACCGTTCCTCAGAAAGATGTGTAACATTTATGGTAAAGAGATTAACATGGACAATGCAATGGAGAGTTCTTGgatagacaaaaaaaagagcTACAAAACACCAGTTCGTGTAACTGCAAACAACCCTGCTAGTTTCGAAAGAAGTGAGAACCAAACATCTAACTTTCACAGCTGATGATTTGGAAAAATCTATCTTAGCTCTTCTAGAACCACCATTTGGACAAAACTCAGGAAGCTCAACGCATGTTTCCCTCTCTCAAAACATCGATCATGTTGTAGATTCGCTGCTCTGCTTTCAATCGAATCTGCATCTCATCAAAAGCGTTTGAAAACAACAATTACCATCGTTATAAAGATAAGGTATAGGACTCAGAGAAAAGCTGAGATTCAATGCTCGGATATAAGCTTTAGAACCTTTTTGGCAAGGAAAAGCACGGCATCCACAGTTCCCTCAGCGTATATTGATCTTCCACAGACGTTGTGCTGGAACTCAAAGGAGACACTGCAACAAAACACAAAGGAAAGGAAGCTAGTTATGGAACATACACAGTTTCATAATGAagattaaataatgttttagatattGAATTACGTTTTATCAGGTGATGTCAAGTGATAGAGATGGAAAGCGTGGCCAGAGACATGCTCTTCAGGAACCCCCACCATCTCAATTTGCTGTTTAGGATCCCGTATCAATTGTATCTACCACACAAAAAAGTTGTATACATTCATATTCCAAGATCAAATAAGCTAAGTCGTTGCCGAGATGTAAAGAATAAAGTACAAGCAATGCACCTGATCCATGTCGTAAGACACTCCCAGGTCCTGAAAGCAAGAGATAACAGCTTTTGCTGTTCCGGAGGCATCCAACTTGCTAGCTTGATGAGACTCCATCACCTACAATTGGTGTTGATTAGTAGCAATATACaacttatatatgtataacaaAAGTAAGAAAGTAACCTCCAAGGAGTAACCAGAAAAGGCTCCAGGAAACTGCTCAGCCATAATCTCCATGGCCGCAAGAAACGCAACAACCTAGTGAACCAACAAGGTAAAGATATATGAGCTAAAAAGATCTTAAAATCCTTCTACCAGAAACATCCGAGTTACACACATACCTGTTTACCCATCTGTGGAGAAATCACAGCGTAAATCCTTGCTTCTTCAACAGTCTCATACAACTTGTTCCTGTCTCCACCAGTTGTTCCCATTACGAAAGGAACACCTACTTTGCTGTACAGCTCCGCATTAtctacattattattttttttaaatacaaaacttTATAAACCCAACAACAGAGAAGAACTAACTCAATTAATCATCAAGTGGGAGATTTTGGAGTTACCAACATACCATTGACTGCAGATGGGATAGTGTAGTCGACAACAATGAGCTCCGGGTGCTTCTCAAACACAGAAGAAAGaaccttctctctctctgcagGACCGTGCACAGTAATCTCTTTTCCACACACCTCCACCGTCTGACCAGCCTCAGCAGCAGATCCAAACGACGTAGGAACGATGTTCACTCCCGCAGAGTCTGCTGCTTTGATTACAGCCTTCCCCATTTTGCCACTGCATCCATTCACCTAATAACAGATAATAACATACCCCATTGCTATTGCTTGTACAAATTTAACTAAAAATTCCATAAGACACATACCATGATGGATATGCCATGTCCAGGCaaaacagacttcacagccttTTCACCGGACTCCTCCGTCGCCGTCATAGATATAACCACCGGAAGACGACGTTTCACACTGCCCTGAAAACTAACACGGCTTCTACCTAAAGTCTGATTCTTTCTAGAAGCAAATGCGAGACGAGGGTTCACTGGACGAGTAAGGAACACACTTGAAGACGCCGTGAGCCTGTGATCATTTCAATACACGTTTATCTCACTAGATTCATCTTAAAGAGTTAAAGATCAATAGAATCGAAATGGTACCAGTTCGTTGTAGCCATATCCTATGgttcaagattttttttcttctcctaCAACTACAAGACGAAAGTTTACTTCTTTCAGTTTTGTCTGAAAATACCGGCCGGCGACAAAAATTGAGAGTTTTAGGGCTTCATCAAACCGGAAAATCTCTAAACCAAACCAATGGATTAAGTAGTTAACCGGAATCTATTAAATTAACTAAACCGACGGTAGAGAGGGTTATCTTTCTTTAGACTctcactcactcactcactTACTAGTTACTACTAACCGCATCTCAAATGAAGTCGTTAGCTTCGCCGCCGTGTCTCCGCCTGACTCCGACAACACGCCGTCATCTCCACCCGCGTCAACCGTCTTCCGCCTGTTTCACTCACGGTGGAATCAAATCCAGTAGCTTATCATTCTCCTCATCCGCATCTGGTATTCTTTTTAACCTTCTCGCACTTGTCTCTCTTCAAAGCTCAATACTTTTTGAGATGTTAAAGAGTTCCTTGTTAGGTTTCGCGTCAACACTCTCTGTAGTAGAGAAGGAGCTACGCTCGTCGTTCGTGACGGACGCTGTTCGCCACGTCACCGGGTCGCTTATGAGAGGAGAAGGTCTTAGATTTGCCATCGTGAGTTCTCTCTTTCCTTTCACCTTTTTTCAggatttgttttgagtttttgataagattcgtttttttttatctttcaagGTTGTTGCTCGTTTCAATGAGGTTGTGACGAAGTTGCTTTTGGAAGGAGCCATTGAGACTTTCAAGAAGTATTCAGTCAGAGAAGAAGACATCCAAGTATCATCATTTTTTTCGTCTTAAACTTAGTTTTTCTGATGGAACTGAAGCTGATGAGATTCTGTTTAATCAGGTTATATGGGTTCCTGGTAGCTTTGAGATAGGGGTTGTTGCGCAAAGGCTTGGGAAATCTGGAAACTTTCATGCCGTTTTATGTATTGGTGCTGTGGTATGACTCTTGCATGTGCTCATTCATATGAATGACTTCTTAGTTTGCCTTATGTTATTGAGACATGTTTAGAGTTGGGTTTTTTATGTGTGGTTAGATAAGAGGAGATACTACCCATTATGATGCTGTGGCAAACTCTGCTGCATCTGGAGTACTTTCTGCTGGCATCAATTCAGGTTTGGAGTACTCTCTGCTGCATCTGGAATacattattgtatttttttacatttccaAACTCAAAGAGCtgcttcatttttttctcttggTCGGGAGTTTAGACAGTTAGATTCCCACAGCATCAATTTAGTTCTGGATTTTGAGTCAGTGTTTGATGTCATCTTCTCTTGCCATTTAGTTTAGATTTGCAGTAGCGGTAACGCGTTTGATTCCTAATTTTGCAGGTGTTCCATGCATATTTGGTGTACTGACATGCGAGGACATGGATCAGGTTAGATTGTGAATATTTGATGAAATGTATATAGCTGATTCATCATAATGGATaaattactaaattatttaatatattgtgGTTAAACTGAAACTACAGGCTCTGAATCGATCTGGTGGCAAAGCCGGAAACAAGGGAGCTGAAACTGCCTTGACAGCGGTAAGTATACATCATTATCATCAATCCTTTTTACTCTTAGAACAAAGATGTACAAGTTCCTGATGATTCCATTAAGAAAATGTTCATGTTATCATCATGTAGAGTCCTTGAATTTTTCTCTCTCCTTTTTTGTCTTTATGCAGCTCGAGATGGCGTCGTTGTTTGAGCACCACCTGAAATAGCTGCTCGTTCCATGGATGTGCAATGATCACGTATGAGAACTTGTTTCCTCTGTCGCATTTGGTTACGATCCTATCTCCGAAACTGTACCTCAAAAGATTGTCAAAATGTTCTTCTTTTACCATTGTGTCAAATACTTTTTGTAAActttctgtcttttttttttttgaatcctcTGTAATAATAATAGTTCCTCTGAATTTTGGGGGCTATTGagaccaataaaaataaatatggttttCATCTGTcataatattttgaaacttaGGTGTCAAAATGCAACTGAAGAGGCTTTCTAGCCAGCCAATAGTTACTTGACACGATGGATTTGTCGGTGAGGCGAAGATTACGCGTCAACATCTATTAGTTGATAGTTAAGTCTAAGTTCAACGAATCAGACAACTCCACAGAAAGCACTCTTTTGTCTCTCGGTGACTCACATTCATCCAACTCTTCAGGTAAGACTCAAACCCACTTCTGATTTTGCGTTGATCCTCTCCTCTGTATTTGATCTAGAAGAAGGTGATGATTAGATCGAGTTTTTGCTGATTCTGACCTTACTTTTTACCCATCTGTTTGACATTTTACTTGATCTAGCACTTATCCTCTTTAGATCGAGTATTAGGATCagcctctttttctttttttttgctttcttgaTTCATGTGATCAGAAGACATGCAATGTATGTTCTATCGTCTAGTTGTTGAGATCTATTCTTTTTCATGGGTTTTGGTCTCCTTTCGTTTCTAGATATCTTGACAATGTCCTCGTACCTTGTTTTGGTGGTTATATGACTTGTGTAAATGAAACCTGACCTTTCACAACACGTTTTGGATCCTTTTTTCTTGTGCTTTGATGCTGCTTAGGTATGTCTACATCTGAGAACAAAGTTGAAATCGTGGACAGAGCCCACAaggaggaagagaaagaaggaGAAGGCGGTTTCCTAGACAAGGTGAAAGATTTCATTCACGACATTGGGGAGAAGATAGAGGGAGCCATTGGCTTCGGCAAGCCAACAGCTGACGTCTCCGCCATCCACATCCCCAAGATCAACCTCGAGAGAGCTGACATTGTCGTTGACGTCCTCGTCAAGAACCCCAACCCAGTCCCCATCCCTCTCATCGACATCGACTACCTCATCGAAAGCGACGGGAGGAAACTCGTCTCTGGACTGATCCCTGACGCTGGAACCATCAAGGCACACGGGGAAGAAACAGTCAAGATACCGTTGACTTTGATCTACGATGACATCAAGAGCACTTACAACGACATCAACCCCGGGATGATCATACCTTACAGGATCAAAGTCGATCTCATCGTCGACGTCCCTGGCTTGGGGAGGCTCACGTTGCCTTTGGAGAAACGTGGAGAGATCCCGATCCCTAAGAAGCCTGATGTTGACATCGAGAAGATCAAGTTCCAGAAGTTTTCTTTGGAAGAAACCGTGGCGATTCTCCACGTGAGGCTTGAGAACTTGAATGACTTTGACTTGGGGGTTAATGACTTGGACTGTGAGGTTTGGTTGTCTGATGTGAGCATTGGGAAGGCAGAAATATCAGATTCCATTAAGCTTGATAAAAACGGAAGTGGGTTGATTAATGTGCCGATCACTTTCAGACCAAAGGACTTTGGTTCTGCGCTTTGGGATATGATTCGTGGTAAGGGGACTGGGTACACTATTAAAGGTAATGTGGATGTTGATACACCGTTTGGAGGTATGAAGCTTCCTATTATCAAGGAAGGTGGTGAGACTCGTTTGAAGAAGGAAGATGATGACGATGAGGTTATTAtatgtcttcttctcttttgcTTGTAGCTTGAACATTGTTATATGATTGTTTTGCTCATAGAActatctttgtttcttttttttcaggAGTAAGGAGAAGAGCTCGAGTGAATGAGTGTGTTTAGTGCtgaatctattctattaaaacagcaaTATGACCAattgatatatgttttaataaaaagcaACGGTTATCCCACTATATAAAAGCTACTAATTTTGAGGCTTTTAAAGAGTGCCACATGggcaaaaaaattgagaacCAACCAATCTGCCATGTCATCCCGGACTGGGCTTGAAAGACCAACCTTCACAGCCCATTATTACTAAATTTCGGAGCCCATTTACACCATTCTCATTCCATTTTAACAGTCCATTATTACTCAGATACTAAAGGTCCTAACTCATTATTACTCATATACTAAAGGTCCTAAAACATAATCCTAACCCATTAATACTAAAAGCCCTAAAacatataattctttaaaaactAAAGATCACTCATCCTCACCCTAACCCTAATCACCGACTCCATCTCATCGTgattctcttcctcttcatctcatCTTCAActtaaatattatcatttttgaatgtaaacattattatttttgaaactagggtcggcccgccctacgggcgggatattagttaatttgatattcactaaatgctcgagttgaaatttattttaagattcaagaatttggttatctgttatgtcttacttattagtatgcggtggtatagttgttttttgattattcttgctttggtattgtatcaaactaactaattgtccaactcataattatagatgtacaaatgtggatttgtgataaagtttgatgacaatactgtttttttttaattcttattcatagtggagtgtgcatgtgtcagaaagaggcatataacaacttttatgtttttgtgtatggattttaaatatactagagattttttccgggctacgcccgggttttccgtatatgtttattaaatttcgatgaacatttttttttgagtattaaaatataaaatattaattatttatttgtttatttgccAAAAACTCCCGTCTGAGAGTATTTTACCGAATTGGACCACTCATCTAATCTTGATGGGAGCTATTGAAGACTACAGAACATGAATGGACTGTTGGGAGAGGAAGACGATTTTCTTTCGGGTTTAATTGTTTGAGgctgtaacttttatttttctgcTTCAGAATTTAAGCTGTATAATTTTTGACGTGGATGTAAAGTTTTTGCTTTGCTTTCTTAAAAGAAAatctaattaataaacattaattatatgttataaaacTCACCagatcttttaaaattttataaagctTCGTTTCTAAACTGTCGATAAAGTGCCGTCTACagcaaaa encodes:
- the LOC106438205 gene encoding 6,7-dimethyl-8-ribityllumazine synthase, chloroplastic, with amino-acid sequence MKSLASPPCLRLTPTTRRHLHPRQPSSACFTHGGIKSSSLSFSSSASGFASTLSVVEKELRSSFVTDAVRHVTGSLMRGEGLRFAIVVARFNEVVTKLLLEGAIETFKKYSVREEDIQVIWVPGSFEIGVVAQRLGKSGNFHAVLCIGAVIRGDTTHYDAVANSAASGVLSAGINSGVPCIFGVLTCEDMDQALNRSGGKAGNKGAETALTALEMASLFEHHLK
- the LOC106443632 gene encoding late embryogenesis abundant protein At1g64065-like produces the protein MSGYAKTAYGGKSKVVDEACAVHPPKQSDIIGKVIIFTLVGLCILLCLFISIGFYVLAKPLKTSVTSVALRNLRYNDTSSSWPYFNATLAMKIRIENPNFGFFEFPTSKGDIMYNGRLVGEMKINGQRVGSYSAIRTAVRTEVSYRENKASSVWLKNDIKRGLIILKIEAKLRGEVHLVALNKRSVNLKCLMYLNLRDEVIQRLWCK
- the LOC106438206 gene encoding uncharacterized protein LOC106438206, which translates into the protein MSTSENKVEIVDRAHKEEEKEGEGGFLDKVKDFIHDIGEKIEGAIGFGKPTADVSAIHIPKINLERADIVVDVLVKNPNPVPIPLIDIDYLIESDGRKLVSGLIPDAGTIKAHGEETVKIPLTLIYDDIKSTYNDINPGMIIPYRIKVDLIVDVPGLGRLTLPLEKRGEIPIPKKPDVDIEKIKFQKFSLEETVAILHVRLENLNDFDLGVNDLDCEVWLSDVSIGKAEISDSIKLDKNGSGLINVPITFRPKDFGSALWDMIRGKGTGYTIKGNVDVDTPFGGMKLPIIKEGGETRLKKEDDDDEE
- the LOC106443633 gene encoding uncharacterized protein LOC106443633 codes for the protein MEGLIPAVYRAVKKNLTRRRYERISSTTTRESYHNEMNVDGHHRRRWSVGDNPSLSSWETKRDGGGTEKKSCSPSREGQLVRFKSHRLFSCFTGQ
- the LOC106438204 gene encoding 4-hydroxy-tetrahydrodipicolinate reductase 1, chloroplastic, encoding MATTNWLTASSSVFLTRPVNPRLAFASRKNQTLGRSRVSFQGSVKRRLPVVISMTATEESGEKAVKSVLPGHGISIMVNGCSGKMGKAVIKAADSAGVNIVPTSFGSAAEAGQTVEVCGKEITVHGPAEREKVLSSVFEKHPELIVVDYTIPSAVNDNAELYSKVGVPFVMGTTGGDRNKLYETVEEARIYAVISPQMGKQVVAFLAAMEIMAEQFPGAFSGYSLEVMESHQASKLDASGTAKAVISCFQDLGVSYDMDQIQLIRDPKQQIEMVGVPEEHVSGHAFHLYHLTSPDKTVSFEFQHNVCGRSIYAEGTVDAVLFLAKKIRLKAEQRIYNMIDVLREGNMR